The sequence below is a genomic window from Humulus lupulus chromosome 3, drHumLupu1.1, whole genome shotgun sequence.
TATATGAAAGGATGTGGGCAGAGATagggagtacttgagtactttggCTGTGCAATCCTTGAGTGACGTGTGTCAGTACTCGAGTATGATAGGTGACACGTTTTTTGAAAGGAGAAGATTAAAAGTTTCATTCTCGTAGGAttcaaaccaacacttttgaggggacaAAATGTTACAttcaaatttcgagaatagaaattatggtctcgaaatataggctcgtaaaatgtaagctcgaaataagcaagtgACGACGATGGAATTGTCAAGAAGGTTCGAGGCTGGGCATTGCAAGCTCGAAGAAGATGATCTCAATAAAGTTACTGGCTAAGGACAAGGTTAACTAGAATGATGAGCTCGTGATGTAGCGTGTGTAAATTATACATTCAAGGTCGGTAATCCAATTTGAACGTGGGTGCTGTTTGAAAATCCCTATTACTTGGGGGTTTGTTGTAATATGATAACTAATCCCAATTATTATGGGATATtttgtaattaatgcatttatttgtatttatttcaaatttaaattgtaacttcccgaaataaaatggaagatattttgtaaacaagtctataaatagactggacaATTTCATTTGTAGATATAGACAATGGATATTGAGAAGACTCTGCAGAATCATTTTCAAAAAACTTTAAGAGAATTCCACCacttaataatattgactcgtggactaggcagattttaactgctgaaccacataaaaacttgtgtgttttttattagttttcttaaaTCCTTTTTTTAATGCTCTTCttatctaagttgacgaaaaatgacataaacataaacaaaatcaattaagctaaaaaataataattatattacaaaaatacccttctaatttaataaaacttaattaagaggaaaactatggcataaaccaacttttatacaaaaatatggaaactaaatccataaaattgaaaaattcttaaaaatttcataaaagaagtttctttttaagaaaataaaagggcatatttttgtaaacttgaTTGAAAAATCCATATAAAGGATTAATTACATAAAGCATCGTATATTtagaaaaaatttaaaatatacagtgaatacaaataattacaaatatacggtGCCTTAAAAAAAATAGACGGAGAATAGTAAAAAGTACTCACTAATGTATAAGTTGGTCTCTAATAAGTAATGAAGAACTTTTTCTTTTATGTCATGATGAATTTTTATTTTGTCTCGTATTCGGTAAAAAAAAGATaatcattaattgatgtaatatAATTATATTGATGTGATATAATCATATTCAATcagtttctttttaatttttttaatttttatatatttaaaatgaaagtattattaatattaaacaaatatttatgcttgcataaattataatatttttaacaAATATAATCTATTTCTATACCggtagatatatattttttctaatatttattaCTTGTTTTATGCGATCTAACATTTTCGTATATAttagttacaaaataaaatagtGTCTTTTAGTAAGAAACttagttttataaattttgtTACAAACATGTACTAAATTcacaatttaattttataaatttttgtaacaatcatgttaaataaatttataaatgtttatgtaaatgttagttacaaaactAAACCTTTtggttgtgaaattagttttgtagactcttgttacaaaaaatataaaacttgtttaaaaaaatatattgtatttcaccactatatatatatatatttaataaagtgttttataaataatgaacatcttaaatttatatttttaagttgtatatcataaatataaatatgagcATTCCTGTAATTTTTttgtacaatattgtaacaatatggaaaaatataatatttttatgtatattttggttatgatttATTAACTATAacatattttcgtaaatgttagttacaaatatatatttcttagttgtaaaactagatttgtaaactattgttacaaaaataaaaaaatttagttatgaatttgtttgtaagttttatctatcaaaaaaaaaatctacaattctataactgatttttgtaaatattatttacaaacatgtaacagatatttacaagtttgtaacagatatttactagtttgtaaacgctgatcacaaaaaattatattttacagcttttatttatgattttgtcaTTCCGTATTTACACTTTTTCCATTCTGTATTTTTATCAAAAAATTCTAtatttttgtaatacactttatttttcatattttttttttaacgttaagggcatttttgtagatttccctaTAAAATGTTACAATTCCCATTTCGATATGAAATTCAAAAGCCCATATTTATTGTTGGGCCTACGGCAGAGACAGAGAAATGGGTCATTGGAAAACTTGACCGCTCAGTGAACTAGAGAGTGACAGCGCGGACGAAGGTGCTCTACCCTGTCGCTTTGCTGGTCTGAAAAATCGAACCAAATAGTTTTCGGAACAAAACAGCTCAAAATTATTCTAAAAAAGGCACCCACTGGATATGAGTTCTCAGCTTCCTTTTCTCTTCCCGATTGGGTATATTTTTCTAACTATTGTTCTGTAATTTACCTCAACTTCTGTATATTTTTATTATACTATTTATTTGTTGTACCCATTTGTGGGGAGCTCTCACTGGAATAGGCACTTCTTGCCCACAATAGGACGAGTTAGAgagctctctcatgcatattCTTGTTGTTTTTGTTTATGATCTTCGAGGATCCTAGAAACAGAGTGAGTGTTGTTGCTTTAGACCATTTTTCATGAGGACGGTTTGAGATTTTAGGGAAAGAGGTGAAAAATGCAGTTAATGGAAAATTTAAAATGTGGGTTTTGATCATTGAAGCTTATAATGTCTGCTAATGCTATAACCTCATTGACAAATCATAGCAGCTTAACCCAATTTAATATTTGTATGAATTGTATATTCTTGTCTATTGTTCTAAGAGAGTCCcattgcccaaaataataatggGTTTTTGAAAGGAAATGGTTTTTAGCGAACAGCAATTGTAAAAGGCTATTATTACATACACATCTCACAACGATGAACTTTACTTTGCCAAGTTGGAAAATATACTCTGTGTTtgaatttaattatgtttaatatgAATTTTACTATTGATAATTACTAGGACATTCATTACCTCTACTTCATGTGTTTCTCTTCCCAAAAATATTTGCAGATTTCTTAGTTCTCTAAACTCCTAAAATGAGTACAGATTTAAAATTTCCCCTTCGTATTCTTTGTGTTCCTGCAGATACCATGTTGCCTAGAAGACATATGTTCTGCTGATTGCTTCTATGGAGTTTATTGTAAGTTTTTTCATGGCCATCAATTGGTCTTACTGTTTTGCAATGTGCTGTATTCTTTCAAAGTGTTTTTAAATTTCGCATTGACTGAAGCCAGAGAGTGTTATTAAAATGTATGTCAATATAAATGAGTGATATTTGTGAGGAACTAGATTCCCAATGAAAATCATTTTTGTAAGTTTCTTTTACTCACAAGTTGATGATTAGAATGGAGATTGGAGATCTTATTTATTTTGCTTCTTGAATTTCGTTTCTTTCAGGGTTCTGAAACAAGGGCTTCTTGCAGGTTTGGTGACCGATCAACTAGTGATGTTGTTGTGAGGCTTAGAACGCAGGATGGGCGAGATGATTGGATATATTGTCACTCCCACATCCTCACTGATAAGTGCAAGTATTTTGCTGACCGCCTTTCTGAGAATTGGCCAACATGCCAGATTATTGACTCCCGGAGCTGTGTGGAGGTCTACTGTGAGGAATCAGAATTTGATTACCATGTCACTGTTCTTCGCCTGTTCTATGTTATCGTTGATGGCTCAGTTGATGACCTGTGGCATGGTGTTAAAAATGCTCTTGGCATTCTTCGAGTGGCTTTTGAACTTGGGTGCCCGAAAATTGTTACTGCTTGTGTGAACTACTTGGAAGCAGTTCCATGGGAAGAGTCTGAGGAGGAGGAAATTCTAAAAACCATACCACAAATGGGTTCTCAAGTGGAGCCTATTCTTGATCGTCTTCAACCAGTCAATACAGCAGTCATCAGAAGAATTTTTCTCTCATCAGTCCAATTCGCCACATCATCCCCTCCACCTTCCTTGAATGATATCAAGTCTTCTGCTCAAGAACAGCTCGAGTATATGATAACTGAAGATGATGACTCCCCATTGCTAGTAGCTGATAACGAGATAAAAGCTGAGGTGAAAGAATGTGTGAACAGACTGTTTGCCAGATTTAATAATGTATTAGAAGCTATGCTGTGTGAGCGTAATGATTCATCTGCAGAAGAAGGGAAAATGCAAAATTTTCAGTCCCTCTTATCGGATTTATCGTGGGCTTGTCAGATATTAAATAAGTTGGAAATCATGAGGGATTTTGTCCATAGCTGGATGGATGCATCTGATAAGATAGTTAAGATTGTGGAGCAAGCAAATTCAACAGATGAAATTATTGAGACAAAGTCAAAAGTTATTGAGGTGGCTGCAAAAGTGTTGGAGGCAATAGGGTATGGCACTGTCATTTTGCCATCTGCAAGGCGTCTTCACGGGGTGAAGGTATGGCTTCCTTTTGTGAGGATCACAAAACCACTGATTGATTCCTTCACAGCTCATAGTAACGATGGAGATGAAACTATGCCTACACCAAAAGTAGATAGCGAACTTTGGCAATCCTTAGAATCCACCTTCATTTCGATAATTCTGGCATTGCCATCCTATGAGCAGGCTGAGATTTTGGCTGAATGGTTAGGAAATGAGCAAGTTCAATATCCAGACCTGACTGAGGCATTTGAGGTCTGGTGTTACAGATCCAAGGTTGCCAAACGAAGACTATCATCATTAGGAGTAGATAATGAAACAACTAATGCACTTTGACCACTTTAGTTTAGCCTTTTCTCATCTCTTGTTAGGAAACCAAGTCAGGTTGGATTACCCTTTGTTTAAAAAAGTTTAAGcatatttttgttaaaaatgatggAAAGATTTcaggaaaaatagtatttccatTCAACTGTTTTAGACACTCAGTATAGGTCAGTCACCGCCCCATTTTGGACTTGTTAATTGTAAATTTTTATTCTAGGCATTGGTAGTTGCCATTATTACGTATGCTGATCATTGTTTAAAAACCTTAATGTTTTAGGTgcttaaataatctttatttatttgcTAAGAAAACAAAGAGGTTATATATAATACTTGCGTGATAAACTTTTTGATTTTTCGGATATATAAATAATAACTATGTATatataaagaagaaagaaaaaaaaatgaacggATGGCAGGGGTGGGATATGCAGAATATCTTTTTGTTGACTAATTATTTTAAGATTCTTTGGGGCAATAATGTGCAAGGGGATCCATCATTAACATACTAGTGCAACCTATAGCCATGAAACAACCAGATTACGTCCTGATTGAGTAATACAACTAAGAAGTCCAAACGCAATCATAAccttattaaaagaaaaaagaaatgaaaatcCAAAGCTGAGTGGGAAGCTTCACCATGTAAGTCATATTTTATTGCAAAATAGTCCAACTCTTAATCATATCAGTACCTTGTCACAGAAGCAATCTTTAAaaaatggaaaaagaaaaaaaaagtaaattaatAAATGAATCCAAAGAACAATGTTATACAACTTTAGTCTCATTGTGATTcacccaaaaataaaataaacaaatatgtGATACCGCCTTTACATCATCCATAAAAGTATATACTATTAGTGCTCAGAGATAGATAAGTCGTTTTTGTTCCTTGTCTTAATCCTTACAAACTTCTTATCTTCTTACAATTTCTTTTTCTCCATTATCCCAAGTAACCCTCAATGGGGGTCCCTGTGTCGAACTTTGTTTTTATAGTAATTAAAAATTTACTTGGCAGAATATACTAATGAAAATCCCAATGTTTTGATCGGATATGCTGTATTCAAGCATTGTATCAGATAGATTCAGGATCATACTCTTGGTTTGGGGCATAATGTTAATCATTTCCCAATTCTATTCTTTAACACATTGTAGTTAGTGAATCATACTAGGATAAGATCAACTCAATTATAGAAGTCTTCCCTTTATAACACCTTTCATGAAAAGTTGTGACATCCTTAAGTTTTACACAAAATCTGGTTATTGTAATATGTTAGCTAGAAAGATGATTTAACTAGGAAAAAACAGATTACCAAGCTAGAATTCACCCAAAACACAAAGAAACtagtagaaaaaatatatattgtgaaGAATATGGAACCCAAAGCCAAAATCAGTCATTGcttattcccccccccccccaaattttCTGTACCGTTCTAGGCACCAATCAAGCCTTATTGTTCCTAACTCTCCCTTCATTTATGAAAAATATACAAATCACAAAAGACTACTTTTACCCATATAATGGTATACCCCAATGATGACACCAATCCATCTATGCATCATAAAAACTTACAAAAATAATATACAATCCTCAAGCATATATATGCTCTCAAATCCTAAGAGCTGAAATTGTTCTATTTTGCAAATGTATAAACCTATAAAACTAAAAGTAAAAATCTTCCTTTCTTTACACTACAATGCATTACCCCCTTGTTCCCCTAGAAAAGAAATATTTTTCGGGAGAAGTTTCCCCCCTAAATGTTGAAGTTATTGAGCTTGATCAAAGCaatattcttcttcatcttctttaagAGCTTGTtagcaaagtcctcaagccacatAGTCTGGCAACAATTGAGCTGCAAACCTCTTTGGGTTTTGAatattgatgttttcaaaagcaGCAGAAGAGTGAGGAGTTGGACTGTTCATGGCACCAAACTCATTTGGTTCACCTATGTCTACTCTTCTTCCCAGTTGAATGCCTTGGTTAGGGACAAAAGCTTGGTGTGCCCCGGACAAGGAAAGATTTTCACAGTGGGGTAGTCCAAGAGTGAGTGAAACCCCATTGCCAGAATACCTTGGAGTGAACTGTTCTGCATCAAATCTTCCAATTTCTGCCATTGGGTACTGTCCAAAACCTCCAATGAAGTTAGTTTGGTTTCCCATAAACGAGTACCCATCTCGGTTCTGCCTATGATCTTCCCCAAACTTCATACTAATTTGCTCATTAGTGACTTTTCCAGGCTTGACATCCATATTTATAGATGGGAAACTGTTTGGAGATGGCAACGTTTCGGTGTTCCTCTGCTTCTTAGGACTTCCTTGTGTGATTCCATCCAACTCCGATGAACCAATGAGGGAGAACCCGGAATGATTCCGGTGGTTGCTGACTCCTGTTGGAGATGGTGAAGGAGTGGACATTGAAATGGCTGAAGGGACGAATTGGGTTATTGAATTCTCTTGTTTGGAATTGAAGCTCCCagtttggttatcaccagctggaCTTTTCTCCTTTGGGGTAGTGGATTTCGAGTCGGAATCCTCGTTACTCTTGCTCACTTT
It includes:
- the LOC133823590 gene encoding BTB/POZ domain-containing protein At3g05675, with amino-acid sequence MEFIGSETRASCRFGDRSTSDVVVRLRTQDGRDDWIYCHSHILTDKCKYFADRLSENWPTCQIIDSRSCVEVYCEESEFDYHVTVLRLFYVIVDGSVDDLWHGVKNALGILRVAFELGCPKIVTACVNYLEAVPWEESEEEEILKTIPQMGSQVEPILDRLQPVNTAVIRRIFLSSVQFATSSPPPSLNDIKSSAQEQLEYMITEDDDSPLLVADNEIKAEVKECVNRLFARFNNVLEAMLCERNDSSAEEGKMQNFQSLLSDLSWACQILNKLEIMRDFVHSWMDASDKIVKIVEQANSTDEIIETKSKVIEVAAKVLEAIGYGTVILPSARRLHGVKVWLPFVRITKPLIDSFTAHSNDGDETMPTPKVDSELWQSLESTFISIILALPSYEQAEILAEWLGNEQVQYPDLTEAFEVWCYRSKVAKRRLSSLGVDNETTNAL